In Mus musculus strain C57BL/6J chromosome 1, GRCm38.p6 C57BL/6J, a single genomic region encodes these proteins:
- the Gal3st2c gene encoding galactose-3-O-sulfotransferase 2C produces MSILRGTQRSFQVALWFLVLAVFLLVVFLHVDFRLLIPDKVQEPPVTNIMFLKTHKTASSTILNILYRFSESHNLSTALPEGSRVHLGYPWLFVTRYVEGLKQDAHLQHHFNIMCNHLRFNYPEVQKVMPRDTFYFSILRNPVFQLESSFIYYKDYAPAFQRAKSLDEFLADPWKYYKASVSLENVYAKNNMWFDFGFDNNAPADKDYVRKCLAEVEQRFHLVLIADYFDESMVLLRRRLRWQLDDVVSFKLNVRSQSTVSHLTPESQERVQHWCALDWQLYQHFNRTFWTQLHAELSPRQLTEEVEQLRERQRELMALCLQDPEPKNLTHIDDRNLRPYQSGKAKILGYKLRHGLDTTTLHICQRMAMPELQHMAHMYSLQFPDKTPKDIPFLKK; encoded by the exons atgTCCATCCTGAGAGGCACACAGAG GTCCTTCCAGGTGGCACTCTGGTTCCTGGTCCTGGCCGTGTTCCTGCTGGTTGTTTTCCTGCATGTGGACTTCAGACTACTTATACC GGACAAGGTCCAGGAACCACCGGTCACAAACATCATGTTCCTCAAAACGCACAAGACAGCCAGCAGTACAATCCTCAACATCCTCTACCGCTTCTCAGAGTCTCACAACCTATCCACAGCGCTGCCCGAGGGCTCTAGAGTCCATCTGGGTTACCCCTGGCTTTTTGTGACACGGTATGTGGAGGGCCTGAAGCAGGATGCCCACCTGCAGCATCACTTTAACATCATGTGCAACCACCTTCGGTTCAACTATCCTGAG GTGCAGAAAGTCATGCCCAGGGACACTTTCTACTTCTCCATCCTCCGGAACCCAGTTTTCCAGCTGGAGTCCTCCTTCATCTACTATAAGGACTATGCACCTGCCTTCCAGAGAGCCAAGAGCCTGGACGAATTCCTGGCAGATCCGTGGAAGTACTACAAAGCTAGTGTGAGCCTGGAAAATGTCTATGCGAAAAACAACATGTGGTTTGATTTTGGCTTTGACAACAACGCCCCAGCAGACAAGGACTATGTTCGCAAATGCCTTGCGGAGGTGGAGCAGCGATTCCATCTGGTGCTCATTGCAGACTACTTCGATGAGTCTATGGTGCTGCTGCGCAGAAGGCTGCGCTGGCAGCTGGATGATGTCGTGTCCTTCAAGCTGAACGTGCGCAGCCAGAGCACTGTCTCCCACCTGACGCCTGAGAGCCAGGAGCGTGTCCAGCACTGGTGTGCGCTGGACTGGCAGCTCTACCAGCATTTCAATCGCACGTTTTGGACCCAGCTGCATGCGGAGCTAAGCCCACGCCAGCTCACAGAAGAGGTGGAGCAGCTGCGGGAGAGGCAGCGCGAGCTCATGGCCCTGTGTCTTCAGGATCCAGAGCCCAAGAACCTGACACACATAGATGACCGAAATCTGCGCCCTTACCAGAGTGGAAAGGCTAAAATTCTGGGCTACAAACTTAGGCATGGTCTGGACACCACCACACTGCATATCTGTCAGAGAATGGCGATGCCCGAGCTCCAGCACATGGCCCATATGTACTCTCTGCAGTTTCCCGACAAGACTCCCAAGGATATCCCATTCCTGAAAAAGTAG